A single Lactuca sativa cultivar Salinas chromosome 8, Lsat_Salinas_v11, whole genome shotgun sequence DNA region contains:
- the LOC111900994 gene encoding uncharacterized protein LOC111900994, with the protein MGKKKLSTRNAKWLEFLQSFHFSSKYKDGKNNVVVDALSKRYNLLATFDDCLLGFETLKDYYASNPDFGENFLKFAGGPIGEYMVHSVFLFKGNRLCVRKHAIRELLSREAYGGGLAGHFKVAKTLEVLREHFFWPKMMGDVTNIFTKCVTCHMTKTSITT; encoded by the coding sequence ATGGGCAAAAAAAAACTTAGTACACGGAATGCTAAGTGGTTGGAATTTCTCCAATCATTCCATTTCTCATCAAAGTACAAAGATGGGAAAAACAACGTGGTGGTTGACGCGTTGTCTAAACGATACAATTTGTTGGCTACTTTTGATGATTGTTTGTTGGGATTTGAAACCCTCAAGGATTATTATGCATCTAATCCAGATTTTGGagaaaactttttaaaatttgcaGGTGGTCCCATTGGGGAATACATGGTGCATAGTGTATTTTTATTTAAGGGCAATCGTCTTTGTGTGCGTAAACATGCCATAAGGGAGTTGTTGAGTCGAGAAGCatatggtggtggtttggcggggCACTTCAAGGTGGCAAAAACATTGGAGGTACTCCGTGAACATTTCTTTTGGCCAAAGATGATgggggatgtaaccaacatatTCACCAAGTGTGTGACGTGCCATATGACCAAGACTTCTATAACAACATaa